From Neorhodopirellula lusitana:
TTCTTGAGCGTCTTTACTCGGGCAATTGACCGAGATGCCTCATCAACCAAAGCGATGCGAGAAACCCTTCAGGCCATGTGCCTGAGAGCGTATTGGGACTCCAATGGTAGGCCGCGATCGCATGGTCGTGGCTGCTTTGTGCTGCGCATAAGACGACAGGGGACAAGCGGTCGATCGATGACAACTTTTTCAATGCGTGCTTTAAATGCGAGCACCGGTAGTCAATTAAAGATCCATGGGGACTAAACTGTTACATTTGCATTCACCGACATGGAATACAATGCACTGAACCGGCTCAGATGCGATGTCCGCCGCGAAGGCCGCTGAATAGGCTAGGTCTCTTTCCCTGGTGAGTGAACAACAAGGAGGCCTGCCCCAATTATGCCCTCGGCGGATTGAGTGTCATTCGTGAATCGCTTTGTTTAGCTGATTTCCGGGGACTGCTCAGTTGCCAACGGGCGACAGATCTTTGCTTTTCGTTCAACAGCAACGAGCCTGATCGACCGTCGCCGATATGCTTCGGCTCATTCGACTGGCAGCCCCTTTAAGAGGATGCATCGATAAATATTGCCGAAGACACGGCTTGAAGTTCGGGAGCTATTGATTCGACTTCCAACCGATAGTAGGTCGACCCACCGTCGAAGCCAGCGTCATTCCATGCAACGCTAAATTGCTTCTCATTCGGTTCCCACGCTTTAATGACCTCGCCATGCCGAATCAGTCGCACGTTGGTAATTGTCCCTTCTTCTGCGGTTGCGTCGATCTGAATTTTTGGCGATGCGTCTGAACTAATTCTTAGACGATCACCGATCATGGCATCATTGACACGGAGCATGCAAAGCAATCCCCTCCCATCGACAGCGAGAGTCCTCCCTTTCTGAATGGCTTCTTTGATTGCCATGTAGGAGTGACGTTCGGCCCAAACGCACCAGCGAACCCCGCGTTTGACGGACCAGCGCCCGTGAGCATCACTGCCACCTTTTGCGATGACAGGGATGCCTTTTTTGAGATACTGATTGTCCCACGCCTCGAACGGGTACCACTTGCGGTTGTTGACCAATTCAAAAAGCGTGATGTTGTTGGGCCCGTCTGAATAGTCGCTGTGGTTGGGGCCAACCTCCGCACCCATCGACAACGCCATCGCGTTCTGTTCTTGAATCGTTTGGTCGGTAGTCGGGACGAAGTGTTTTAGGAAGGCGCCGGTGCGGTGCTTTCCTCCGTCGGAGATTTCCTGCCCGTTGCCGAAAACGATGAAATCTTTTGTCGCTTGGTCTTCGGCTCGAAAGTACGAACCCAAACTGTTGTGTTCGGTCACCAAGACAAAATCAAAGCCCAGTTTTTTTGCTTCGGCGAGAGTCATCTCCGGTGTGAAGTCTTCCGCGAGAATATCATGCGTGTAAGTGTGAAAGTGTCCGTCGCCGAGATACCACCTGGGTTCGTCCTCAGCGCGATACGGGGTTGCGGAAACAACCTCCGAAGGTTCGCTCGCGTTGGTAAAGGATTTCGCGAGAACGCGGTAGTGATAGGATTTGTCAAACTCGACGTTGTAGTCGCGGAAGTGGTCGCGTCCGTGAGGGACAACGATCAGCAGATTTTCGGGGCAGACAGCGACGTCAGGTTTTTCACTGCGGTAGATCTCATAAGTCGTGACATGAGGACCGCAAAGTTCCCAGGTCAGCGCAACGCATTCGGGGAGCTTCTCGTCGTCTGTGCTGAACTCGCTGGGGCACTCGAGGCCAAACGTGATCGTTGTGTCGCCTGAATGGTTTCGCCGCATTTCTTCGTCGTACAGTGCGCGGTCGTACACGCGAAGTTCGTCGATCACGCCGTGGAAGTAGGCCGTATCGTCGCCACCTCGCCCAATCGTGAACGGCTCGCCCGAGGTACGTCCTTTCCAAATCCCTTCGACCTGCTGCGATTTCGGTTGAGCGTCGAACGCGTTTTCGCTGACGTATCCGCGAACATAACCGTGGTGTCGCACACGTTCCGCAATGTCTGAGCCTTCCCAAAACCCGGCCGTATGCATCCACGTGTCGGGTTGGAAGACTTTCGCCAGTGAAAGAGCGTCCTCCCGTTGGTCTTTGGCGCGTTGTGCCGAGCGATAGTGATAGACAATGCGTCCCTGGTCGATGGCCAGGGCGTAGTCGCCGCGCTTGGAGTATGACTTTTGAGCGACGATTTGAAGCTCTCGGTCGTCGACGTCGGCGGCGACGCGAACCCATGCTTCGATGTAGTTGGCGTCGCTTCCGCTCATGCTAGGTGAGTCGGGGATTTCGATATATTGGCTCTCTCCATCGAGTGAGATCGCTCGGCCGAAATGCCCATCCACGAATTCGGGCGAGCCGAAAATCTCGCCATGGTTTGCATGGTGGGAAAGGTCTCGAACCACGTTGTCCGCTTGGATCCCGTCGAAAGTGTAGATGCCGACGGCACCGTCCATGATGATGCCGCGATCGACACGGACGCCATCGCATGTTGCCACCAGGGTCGAATTGCCCGGTTCAGTCGAGCGCACCTCGAATCGGGCGACTCCATCGTCGTTGGTGATTACGGAAGCGGGGGTAATCGTGTCGGCGTCTGCACGGTTGGATGTGAGGGTTACCGTTTTGCCACGTGCGATCGTGCCATCGGAGTGCCGTACAGCGACGGTGATATTGCAGGTTTGGGTTCCGTTTGCCTGACTCGCAAACGGCTTGCAGGAGATAAACGAATTCTTCGAAGATACTTCTGCGGCTGCCTTAGGAGTGGCCGTGCTCAAACAAGAACACATGGCCACCATCAACCCGAACATGCGAAACGTCACGTGTAGCACTCTCTCTGGTTTGCGTCTATTGATTCGAAGCGGGACATCGTAAGTAGCTCACCGGTTTGGCAAAGGTGCTCGTTGCCTGTTCGATGAAATCTTCGCAAGAGCTTCATCAATCGTGGTTCGCTCATCGCCAGATCCGAACGGAAGATCCGCTTGAGGAGACATGCGTATGACCTTCGGGCTCTTCGTGACATGCGTCTCGATTGCCCGCGGCGAGTGACCGTCTTCTTAAGTTCGTCGAATGGTGATCGGACGAGTCTATCGAAAAGATCGGTTTGATCAGCCTTGTCCAGACGTTGCAAATTTGGGCCGGGGGGCGAGTCGCCTTACAAGTCGAGTGGTTGATTCGAACATGCGAAGGAGTGCTGGCGACATGTGGTGCATTCCCTTCCGGGGAGATAGTGGCGTTGGGCGATCCGCTAGTTCTGCCGACGAAATGCCAAGGTTAAGAGCCGGAGAATGTCGTGTGTGCTTCTCCTTTTCGGTTCGATTTCGCGGTTGATGATCTGAGTTCGAGCGATATCTTCCGTGCGCAAATTGAGCACCGGAATGTCTCCGCAGGTTCCCCAGCGTTGGCAGTCGGTTTGTAAAAGGTCACACACAACAGATCACAGGAACAGGAATGATGAAGTCAAAAGTTTTCGCCCGGCGTGGTTTTACGTTAGTCGAGTTGTTGGTCGTCATCGCGATTATCGGCATCTTGGTTGGGTTGCTATTGCCCGCAGTGCAATCGGCACGTGAGGCCGCTCGCCGTATGCAATGTTCTAACAACATGAAGCAGTTTGGTTTGGCATTGCACAACTACCACGACATGAATCGTGCGTTTGTCGCTTTGCGTGGCGGCAACTATGGATACCAAAGCGGCCATGTAGGCTTGCTCCCGTTCTTGGAAGAGACGGCCCTCTTCGAAGAGATCGGTCATACCGCAAGTCCCTATCCGGCGTTCGGGCCCAAGCCCTGGGACTCGGGATTCGAGCCCTACAAAAAGGGCGTCGCAACCTTTCTATGTCCGTCACAACCAAGTCACATCAAGGACGGAGACGTCAGTGGTTGGCTCGGTGACAAGAAACGCAATAACTACATGTACTGCATGGGAGATTCGATTGACGCCAGCCCTGCGGATTTCCGCGGGATGTTCAGCAAGTACAGCTATTTGAAGTTCCGCGATTGTCTCGACGGTACATCGAACACAATCTTGATGGCAGAACGTCGATTGCCATTATCCAAGGCGGACTTGGGGCATGTGCTGACGGGCAACAGCAGTGCTGCATCGATTCCAACGAATTGCCGAGGCGAGTTCAACAATGCAACGAATCAATACTTCACCGCCTCAAACACGCAAGACTTTGTCGGTGTGAACTGGGTTGATGGTTCGATGGGAATCGGTGGGTTTAACACGATTCTGCCGCCGAACTCGCCTTCGTGTGTCAAAAGTAGCAGTGCCAACACATTCGGTTTCCATACCGCCGGGAGCCTTCATGTTGGCGGTTGTTATGTCCTCTTTGCGGACGCGTCGGTTCATTTCATTACCGACTCGATCGATAGCGGTAACCAATCTATTGATGCCGATTTAAGCGACTCGCCTGGAAAGAGTCCTTTTGGCGTCTGGGGCGCACTCGGTTCGCGGGCCGGATCCGAAGTTCTCGATCCTATCTGACTTCGTTAACCACGTTGCGAAGTTGCGGCTTGCGACTGGCATTGGTCGGTCTGTCGACGGCGTTGGAGTTGCGACGGACCGACTGGATTGTTTCTCGGTGATTGAACATCGTCCGAGTCCGAAGGGACGCGCGGGGTTCACCGGAAACGACGTCTTGATACTCGGATTCGCAACACGGGCCGCAGGGCTATCACGTGAAGTCAGCGTTCTTCCGTGGACGTATCGGACCGTGTCCGTTGACCGATTTTTAATGGGGCGTTCTGAATTTACCAAAAATGTATGAGAGAAGCGTTATGAGAGTTGATGTGAATTGCAAAGGCAGCGGTCTGCTGACCGTGTGTCTGTCGTGCACGGTTTTGTCGAGTAGTTTGATCCTGTCCGGTTGCTCAGGCGGTTCGGACCGATGGAAAGACGCCCGTCCGCCTTTGGTGGATGCATCCGGAGTTGCGACGTTCAATGGCGTGCCGCTTGAAGACGCGGTGGTGACGTTCCGGCCGGTCGAAGGAAACTATGCAGCTTTCGGCCGAACCGAATCAAACGGTGAGTTCTATCTGACCACGTTCGACGACGGCGACGGAGCAGTCGTCGGAGAGTACAACGTAACGGTCACGAGGTTGGACATCGAATTGAAAGAGAATCCCAACAACCCGCAGGTCCTACCGCCGATTTATCATTCCGAGCAATCGCTGATCCCGGCCACCTATGGGCTTGCTAACAAGTCCGGTTTGACCGCAACCATTTCCAGTGACGGCAATGACGATCTTCTGATTGAGTTGGTCGGACCTCCGGAAAGGAAAAAGGTCTTGGCGGATAATCGTTGAATAGGAATCTCGATCCAACGTAGCGAACGAACTCGTTTTCCACCCCGCCCCAATTTCATAACCAGGTAAATGCATTGGGTTTTCCGAGCAAACGATCGGTGTCTCGGCTAGTGCGATGCTCCCGCTTCGTATGGATTGAGTGCTTCTCTAGGTTCGGACGCCGAATGGCCGCTCACTCGATCGGCCCGTGCGATTTGATCCCCCCTACGCTCGCAAGCGATCGGATATCACTGCGCTCGGCATGACATTCGACGACTAAGTACACGAAACAGGTTCGTTTTTCGGTATTGTTGAAGTCCCCGACGGCGTTGATCCTGACCAACCAATTGTCGCGCACGATAAATTCCACTATCGTCGCGGACTACACTTCCACTCAAAAAATGCCCGCAAACCCAAGGTGGAGTGATAGCCACACCCTGCACCGGATCAGGCATATTCTCCGTTCGGGCGGTTGGCTTCGGCATTTTACCGCCTCCACCACGATCCCGCCTGCCGGTGACAAGCAAAGCCACCCAACTAAAATTTCCTGCACAACTAGCTGCTTCTATCGATCACGACCATGCCACTGCACATGAACGACGGCTACGAACTCGACACTGACAAGATCGACGATACGGTATTGGCATTGCTTGCCATGACGATGTGTGGTGGCGACCACGCCTGGAAAGGCCACGACTGGGATACTCTTTCGCGACTTCACGAAAAGGGCTTGCTCTACGATCCGGTAGGCAAGGCAAAGTCCGTGGCACTGACGCCCGAGGGGATGAAGCGTTGCCAAGAATTGTTCGACGCAATGTTCGTTCGGAGAACCGAACCTTGATTCAATCGTCGTCAACTAAGATCACTGCCCAGTGTCGATTCCGTATTCAATTCAACACCGCGGGTAGGCACTTGGTCCACACGGCTTTAGCCCTTGCGGGCGCCTTCAAGTAGCGAATTAGCCCTGCCGACCCGGTATACTCCAGACGCAATCCAATTGAGACAGCCATGATGGTGTCTCTTTCGCCTCGCTATTGCCAGTTCAACTTAGATGGATCCAAGCCCATGACCTCGGCAGGCCGATTCACATTGCTCCTTGTTTTTGTCTTCGCTGTTGCTCGCGTTGTCAGACAGGATGCGAGCGATTTGCACATCGATGGGTTGGTGATTCTCGCTGCTGTCGGAGTTGGCTGGCTCGTAAAGCGATCTGATCGACACAGAAACAACCTACGAAGTGATGAAGACGGCGGGCAGGGAATGGTGCCGAACACGTTTGACCGCCTTCAATGATACGCTGTTCTCGGAACCTCAATCATCGACAACCGCCGTCAAAGAGCTCGTCTTTGGCACTTTGTACTCGGAAACTTGCCTGTCTAGCCGCAGTCCACTGCCATGGAAAATCCACTTTCTTGGACGACAACTGTGCTGCGATCAATCACCCGCATTCTCATGAAGTGTCCGCTATGGATGCGGTGGACATTTGCAGTGGGCTTCATTCTCACGCTGTGCTTTGCCGCCCTTTTCCTGTACAGCGTCCTGAACTTCAAGGCTCCGATTCCCGACTGATGAATTCTTTCGGGTGGCGAAGAACCACCATGGCCGATGGCTTGGAATGATGCTGGACGCCCTTACCGCCCTCGCTTGCAGTGGAGGACGGATGGCACACGGTTTGGTATGCTGCAATCCGTTCGCCCGCCCCGCTGATGCATCGCTTCACGCGGGCGAAATGACCGCTTGTTCCGCCTCAAAGTTTGCAGGGCCCCATCATGGCTAGCATCACGATTCGCAATGCCGTTCCTAGCCAAGATGCAGAAGACGCTTGCCGAGTTTACTCGCACTTCGTTCTGAATAGTTCCGCAACCTTTGAGGAGATACCGCCTACGGTATCCGCCATGGAGGCTTTAATTCGGACAACACAAGATCAGCGTTATCCGTTTCTCGTTGCCGAGGTTGATGGACATTTTGCCGGCTACGCTAGTGCCAAACTCTTCTACGGTCGAAGCGGTTTTTCCCCAACGGTCGAAGACAGCATCTATCTCGACCCGGCATTCCACGGCCAAGGTGTAGGGCATCATCTTCTTGGAGAACTGGTCGACCGATGCCGCCAGCGAGGCATCCGAAACATCTTGGCCTTGATTGGTGGCGGGCCATCCAATGTCGGCTCGACGCGACTTCATGAGAAGCACGGTTTCCTCCTTGTCGGCAACGTCGAGAAATGCGGGCGAAAGAATGGCGAACTTCGCGACATGTCGATCCTGCAACTTGTTCTCGATAGCTGACGATAGGCTTGCGAAAAGCAGAAAGCTTCCTTCCGAGCGTCCGTCGATGAGTCACTATCTGTTTTCAATCGTTTCACTGCCGGCCGACAAGCCCGGCCGAGATCCGACCGTGGGCATAGCCGGTAGCTTCGATTTCCGCCGAAAGAACGAAGATATTAGCAGCATGCGGCTTGCGTATTTTTGTCAGCACCTACTGGGAAAGCGTCACAGCAGGTTTCAAGATCGATATTCCGACGCCTTGGCTCACCTATCCTGTGGGTGGGCAAGGTACTAAGTTTCGTGCGGACGACTTTTCGGTCGCTTGCCGATACCTGCGCACTCGAAACTTCTTTCTATCACGTCCTCGTAAATCACTTCCTAATCAATTGAAAGCGTAGAATGAGTAGTAACCCTGTTGGCTGGTTTGAAATTTACGTCAGTGACCTGGAACGCGCAACGAAGTTCTATGAAACGATACTTGGGGTCAAGCTTGAGAAGCTTGACTCGCCGTCTCCTGAAGTTGAGATGGTTGCCTTTCCGATGGCGATGGATGGCCCCGGTGCGTCAGGTGCACTGACGAAGATGGACGGCGTCGCACCAGGAGGCAATTCGGTGATGGTCTATTTCAGCTGCACCGACTGTGCGACGGAAGCCGCCCGGATTGAAGACGCGGGCGGCAGACTTCAGCAACCAAAGACTGATATCGGTGATTACGGATTTTGCGCAATGGCAGTCGATACGGAGGGCAACACCTTTGGATTGCACTCTAGCCAGTGACACGTGTCGGCAGCCATCACTCGCTTCTGGAGCGGGCGAACAATTCAAGCGGACGATATCGACGATATGCATCGCCTCGAAAAGTCAGTATTCTCGGGTGATGTCTTGTGGGTTAAACGAAACATCGCAAGCAAGGCCAGCGTCGATCTCACGCTGCGTCCCCAACGCTTGCATCGCACCTTGTTGCACTGGAGATCGTTCGACTGAATCGCACACGAGGCTGCCTCATGCCCCCTAGTGAACCGCAACGCATTTCCAGCATGACAGAACTACTTGACTTACTTCGCGACGACCGAATGACGATCGCCTGGGAGTTCACTTCGGAGTCGGAAACTTCTGCTTGCTTGTCGCCCACGTTGCTGTGCTTTTTCGTCGATGGTGAGCCAATCACCCGCTCTATGTTGATGGACGTCTTTGCAAAGTTCGTCTCGGAATCAGTAGGTCCGATCGTACAATCTCCAGGAACGATGCTCACTGGCAAGGGCATGTTGACTCTTTCGGTCTATCGGGATCAAAGGATGCTTGAGATGGAATACGATCTTGCTCAATCATCAGCGACTTTGGGAACCTGTGTCGCTGGCGGTGGCCTGCTATCGACATCAATGGCGGACTTCATCCTTGAACATTCGGTTGACCGCTAGTGGTTGCAGGCCTAACTGCGATCGATCACGAGACCAAGTGGTGACCCTTCGCTTCCACGATCGTCGATGGTAAATTCTATATCCAACCGAGTTTGCGGTATCCCGAGCAGCGTCGATCGCCAACACCGTTAGATCACGTTCTCGACTGCCGTCCCCGGCAACGACGTACGCCCTTTCTTGAGTCTTCCCTCGAAACCGCGATGAATCGATACACATGAGCAATGATCGCTATGTGACAGTCTGGACGTTTGACCATCGAACCCAAGCTGATCTGATTGTAAACGTCCTGCAAAGTGAGGGGATTCCCGCTCGACTGTTAAACGACCATCTCGTCGGTGTCGATTGGATGAAGGCGAATGCCTTTGGCGGTGTGAAAGTCGAAGTCCCGGAACCGCTTGCTGACACCGCCATTGCGATTATCCGTGATCTTCCGCTTGGCGGGGCCAACGCCTCAACGGGATCGACCACAATCGATGGAGAAGACGGCTGCATGGCATGCGG
This genomic window contains:
- a CDS encoding GNAT family N-acetyltransferase; the protein is MASITIRNAVPSQDAEDACRVYSHFVLNSSATFEEIPPTVSAMEALIRTTQDQRYPFLVAEVDGHFAGYASAKLFYGRSGFSPTVEDSIYLDPAFHGQGVGHHLLGELVDRCRQRGIRNILALIGGGPSNVGSTRLHEKHGFLLVGNVEKCGRKNGELRDMSILQLVLDS
- a CDS encoding DUF1559 domain-containing protein; the protein is MMKSKVFARRGFTLVELLVVIAIIGILVGLLLPAVQSAREAARRMQCSNNMKQFGLALHNYHDMNRAFVALRGGNYGYQSGHVGLLPFLEETALFEEIGHTASPYPAFGPKPWDSGFEPYKKGVATFLCPSQPSHIKDGDVSGWLGDKKRNNYMYCMGDSIDASPADFRGMFSKYSYLKFRDCLDGTSNTILMAERRLPLSKADLGHVLTGNSSAASIPTNCRGEFNNATNQYFTASNTQDFVGVNWVDGSMGIGGFNTILPPNSPSCVKSSSANTFGFHTAGSLHVGGCYVLFADASVHFITDSIDSGNQSIDADLSDSPGKSPFGVWGALGSRAGSEVLDPI
- a CDS encoding DUF6429 family protein, with translation MPLHMNDGYELDTDKIDDTVLALLAMTMCGGDHAWKGHDWDTLSRLHEKGLLYDPVGKAKSVALTPEGMKRCQELFDAMFVRRTEP
- a CDS encoding VOC family protein, with the translated sequence MSSNPVGWFEIYVSDLERATKFYETILGVKLEKLDSPSPEVEMVAFPMAMDGPGASGALTKMDGVAPGGNSVMVYFSCTDCATEAARIEDAGGRLQQPKTDIGDYGFCAMAVDTEGNTFGLHSSQ
- a CDS encoding carboxypeptidase regulatory-like domain-containing protein, which gives rise to MRVDVNCKGSGLLTVCLSCTVLSSSLILSGCSGGSDRWKDARPPLVDASGVATFNGVPLEDAVVTFRPVEGNYAAFGRTESNGEFYLTTFDDGDGAVVGEYNVTVTRLDIELKENPNNPQVLPPIYHSEQSLIPATYGLANKSGLTATISSDGNDDLLIELVGPPERKKVLADNR
- a CDS encoding CehA/McbA family metallohydrolase, translated to MCSCLSTATPKAAAEVSSKNSFISCKPFASQANGTQTCNITVAVRHSDGTIARGKTVTLTSNRADADTITPASVITNDDGVARFEVRSTEPGNSTLVATCDGVRVDRGIIMDGAVGIYTFDGIQADNVVRDLSHHANHGEIFGSPEFVDGHFGRAISLDGESQYIEIPDSPSMSGSDANYIEAWVRVAADVDDRELQIVAQKSYSKRGDYALAIDQGRIVYHYRSAQRAKDQREDALSLAKVFQPDTWMHTAGFWEGSDIAERVRHHGYVRGYVSENAFDAQPKSQQVEGIWKGRTSGEPFTIGRGGDDTAYFHGVIDELRVYDRALYDEEMRRNHSGDTTITFGLECPSEFSTDDEKLPECVALTWELCGPHVTTYEIYRSEKPDVAVCPENLLIVVPHGRDHFRDYNVEFDKSYHYRVLAKSFTNASEPSEVVSATPYRAEDEPRWYLGDGHFHTYTHDILAEDFTPEMTLAEAKKLGFDFVLVTEHNSLGSYFRAEDQATKDFIVFGNGQEISDGGKHRTGAFLKHFVPTTDQTIQEQNAMALSMGAEVGPNHSDYSDGPNNITLFELVNNRKWYPFEAWDNQYLKKGIPVIAKGGSDAHGRWSVKRGVRWCVWAERHSYMAIKEAIQKGRTLAVDGRGLLCMLRVNDAMIGDRLRISSDASPKIQIDATAEEGTITNVRLIRHGEVIKAWEPNEKQFSVAWNDAGFDGGSTYYRLEVESIAPELQAVSSAIFIDASS